A window from Falco naumanni isolate bFalNau1 chromosome 3, bFalNau1.pat, whole genome shotgun sequence encodes these proteins:
- the ZADH2 gene encoding prostaglandin reductase 3, with amino-acid sequence MSFSAKSGALLSSRAARCWWRQQPSCAAAGPAWSYFGGSRPRPILDMSYSRHFLDFQGSSIPSSMKKLVVTKLSQNFREAVTLRQDSPVPLPGDGDLLVRNRFVGINASDINYSAGRYDTSVKPPFDIGFEGVGDVVALGLSASADFTVGQAVAYVKAGSFAEYTVVPAKQAVPLPSVKPEFLTLMVSGTTAYISLKELGDLSEGKKVLVTAAAGGTGQFAVQLAKKAKCHVIGTCSSDEKGGFLKSIGCDHTINYKTENVESVLRKDYPEGMDVVYESVGGKMFDLALNSLATKGRLIVIGFIAGYQNPTGLQPIKAELLPAKLLKKSASIRGFFLNHYLSEYKMALQHLLKMYERGDLVCEVDFGDLSPEGKFTGLESVFRAVDYMYMGKNIGKIVVELPHSVNSKL; translated from the exons ATGAGTTTTAGCGCAAAAAGCGGCGCTTTGCTGAGCTCCCGGGCAGCGCGGTGCTGGTGGCGGCAGCAGCCGTCCTGCGCCGCGGCGGGTCCCGCCTGGTCTTACTTCGGTGGCAGCCGGCCGCGGCCCATCCTGGACATGTCCTACTCCCGTCACTTTCTGGATTTCCAGGGCTCGTCCATCCCCAGCTCCATGAAGAAGCTGGTGGTGACTAAGCTGAGCCAAAACTTCAGGGAGGCGGTTACCCTGCGGCAGGACTCGCCGGTGCCACTCCCAGGAGACGGAGACCTCCTTGTCAGGAACAG atTTGTCGGCATTAATGCATCTGACATAAACTACTCAGCTGGTCGATATGACACATCAGTTAAACCCCCGTTTGATATAGGTTTTGAAGGTGTCGGTGATGTGGTAGCATTAGGACTCAGTGCTAGTGCTGATTTTACAGTGGGTCAAGCTGTGGCCTATGTGAAAGCAGGTTCTTTTGCTGAATACACAGTTGTGCCTGCCAAACAAGCGGTACCTCTACCCTCTGTGAAACCTGAGTTTCTTACTTTAATGGTAAGTGGCACTACTGCATACATCAGTTTGAAAGAGCTGGGAGACCTGTCTGAAGGCAAGAAGGTTCTGGTGACAGCAGCGGCTGGAGGAACGGGCCAGTTTGCTGTGCAGCTTGCAAAGAAGGCAAAATGCCATGTAATTGGAACCTGCTCCAGTGATGAAAAGGGTGGTTTTCTGAAATCCATTGGCTGTGACCATACGATCAactataaaactgaaaatgttgaaTCTGTTCTTAGGAAGGACTACCCTGAAGGTATGGATGTAGTGTATGAATCTGTTGGGGGAAAGATGTTTGACTTGGCTCTTAACTCCTTGGCTACCAAAGGGCGTCTGATAGTTATTGGGTTTATCGCTGGCTACCAAAACCCTACTGGCCTCCAGCCCATTAAAGCAGAGTTACTGCCAGCAAAACTGTTGAAGAAGTCCGCCAGCATCCGGGGTTTCTTCTTGAACCATTACCTTTCTGAATACAAAATGGCTCTGCAGCACTTGCTCAAGATGTATGAAAGAGGAGACCTGGTTTGTGAGGTGGATTTTGGAGACCTGTCTCCGGAGGGCAAGTTCACTGGCTTGGAGTCTGTATTCCGTGCTGTAGATTACATGTACATGGGGAAAAACATTGGAAAAATTGTAGTTGAATTACCTCACTCTGTCAACAGTAAGCTGTAA